Genomic window (Vigna radiata var. radiata cultivar VC1973A chromosome 1, Vradiata_ver6, whole genome shotgun sequence):
ATGCTGGAGATAGTGGCTGCTTCAAAGATGAGGGCAAGTGCAATCGCGAAGAATGAGGAAAGATTCTCTATAAACAAGTGCATCAAAGTGTTGGATGAGATGCAAGGTGTTGATGAGGGGATTTACTTTCTTGCTTTGGATTTGTTTGAGGACCACCCCAATGCCCGGGAAGTTTTCATCTCTCTTAAGGACGAAAAACGATTGCCATGGTTGCAGGGCAAATGTGGTGTTTCCTCTAGTTGAATTGTTTGAGAAAATTTCccatattttattgttaaaaactGCCCTATACTTTTGTATAGTTAAATAGGCTGCTAGGGGTGATGTTAGTTAGTGCTTTTACTTCTTTGAATTTGTGATTAATGCCTATATTACCGAGTTTGAGTTTGGAATTTTGAACTAGATATATCAGAGAGATATTATCTTTACTATTCGTACTCTTGAAGTTTATCTTTACAGATACACCAATCAGCATGGATGACATTGACCTAGAATTGGATGAGATGGAACTAGTTGCTGCTGCGGCTGGATTCTATTACTATAGCTGTCTGACCAAACAACCTTCACGTGGTTTATCACCTAGGAGATGCGAATTTATGACAGAAGTGCTCAATGGGCATGATGACTTCTGTCAGGAAATGTTGCGAATGGACAAGCATGTATTCCATAAGTTGTGTGATATTCTCCGTCAAAGAGCCCTGTTGCGTGATACTTCTGGTGTGATGATAGAGGAACAGTTagcaatatttttaaacatcGTTGGTCAAAATGAACGCAATAGGGTGATTCAAGAACGCTTTCAACACTCTGGTGAAACCATTAGCCGGCATTTTAATAATGTCTTGAAGGCTATTAAGTCATTGTCACGTGAAGTTTTGCAACCTCCTCAGCTCACAACGCCTCCAGAAATTCACAATAATGCTAGATTTTATCCATATTTCAAGGTTACAATGATTTTTGAGTTTCTTCTCCTTAAATACTCTGTAATTCAACTCACTAGTGTATACCGCTTGTGCAAATTTATCTAACCTCTCCCTTCCACCTCTTATTTCAGGATTGTATAGGAGTAATTGATGGTATGAACATTCCTGCACATGTTCCAGCCAAAGATCAATCTAGATTCCGTAATAAGAAAGGTATCCTGTCTCAAAATGTGTTGGCAGCTTGCACATTTGACCTgcagtttatattcatttatccTGGTTGGGAAGGCTCTGTCACTGATTCACGAGTGTTAAGGGCAGTCCTTGATGACCCAGATCAGAATTTCCCTCAAATACCCCAAGGTTTGTTTGTTAGTATATCTCAAGATTTTGGTTCATTATCTTTCCATATTAAACATTGTACTAATAGTAACTTAATATACTTGTTTTCTTCGGATTTATTTCATAGGAAAGTATTACCTTGTTGACAAGGGATATTTAAATACGGAAGGGTTTATTGCTCCTTTCCTAGGGGTTCGATACCAGCATTATGAGTTTAGAGGTGCTAATCAATTGCCAAGAAATGCAAAAGAGTTGTTCAATCACAGGCATTGTTTTATGAGAAGTGCTATCCTGAGGTCATTTGATGTGTTGAAAACTAGATTCCCAATCCTTAAACTTGCTCCTCAGTATTCCTTTCAGATTCAGCGTGACATCGTCATCGCCGCATGTGTTCTTCACAATTTCATCCGCCATGAAGAAAGAAATGACTGGATATTCAATGGTGTTGGGGGGTCTCCGGTGGAGGAAATGTCAGATATTGATGAACTTCCTGATGTGCCGATGCTTTCTTCAATAGAAGGACAAGTTGCACTTTCATTGCGTGATTCAATTGCTGCATCTATGTGGGATGACTTCTTGACTAAATGGGATGAGTGGTGAATCATGTTGTTTGGAAGGTGTCATAGCTTGGTGACTCTGGTTTTGTTGCAAAGGCAGCAATATGACTTTGATCTTCTTCCATCCGCATGGAACTGAGACCACCTTAATGTGATTTAATTTGATGTTATGGTCAATGCTCAGTATTTGGTGAGTAACTTGAAATTTTGTATAGGCTGTGTATATCTTTGTCGAATAATAGTTTTATTGAAATGGAATTATGAAGGTTGCATTGTTTAGATGAGAATATTTCTATGGAGGTATATGTTATAACACCGTAATGCATTCCTAGTTTGCAATAACAGGTACAACTACTATTGGAAAACTTTGTTTTggtgaaatataatataatcatattcgatattatttttttcccatttacattaaagttaattttcattatGCTTTTACGTTATCAAACCAACAAACTAATATAAGCTAATTTTATGATATCTTTACCTGTGAAAATAGTTCTTGCttatttgaatgaatatttagtttgaatgaaaataattaaacaaaaatatcatgATTCAagatgtgaattctattttaagtatatatagagatatattatatcaatataacTTTTACCGAATActataaacaattatataaaagaaagtcaattttattaattttattgttaagtcataattatttatattgaattttgttaaaattgaactataataataaagtgatggaataatttatatttaacattttaaattaagcattaagtatttttattaatataaaattttgtatgacATTTGCAGtatgtactattattaagtgaaatgaaaattttctttatttcatataatCTCATATCACTATTGAAATTATAAGGTGGAagcaacaataaataaataaaaaaaaaactgttatatattttcccagTTGTCATTTTTCCATAAAAATCGTCAGCAAACGGGTTATAAAATAGCCTTTACAAACTAATTcatatatatactaattttaactaaaaataaatcatttattttttattttttaaaaatagttatggAGAATATGGATACAAATTCTGCAACGGATGGATATTTCAGCCTTAAATTTCAAGATAACATTCACAACAATGGGAAACAAAGGCTCCTAGAGTCGAccctaattaagaaaaattaaacatttttattgaaaaatacaaaactatttTAAGTTACATGAGAAAAGGTTAAAAGTTACATGCATTAGATCATGGCAGCACCCCATCCCCCGTTTGAAACAAAACATGACAATGAACTAATTCATTGACAAGAAATGCACCCGAGCAAGAGTATATTCCTTTTTTCCAATCCAAACACCAGTTTGAGACCACTGTACATCTTCCCAGTCCAGGCTTTCCTCAAGCACCTGCATCAGAAAATGCAGAATTAGGATTTTTagtatagtttttttctttttcattattattttataaaataaaagctcaTGCTAagtattaatatttcttttgacatCTCAATTAGGCTGacactttaaaatatatctatt
Coding sequences:
- the LOC106762911 gene encoding uncharacterized protein LOC106762911 isoform X1; the encoded protein is MTYVDDDGSSGSGDDVNLLDGHKRQAGMALNSCGGRKRGRKATGAAIVDAMLEIVAASKMRASAIAKNEERFSINKCIKVLDEMQDTPISMDDIDLELDEMELVAAAAGFYYYSCLTKQPSRGLSPRRCEFMTEVLNGHDDFCQEMLRMDKHVFHKLCDILRQRALLRDTSGVMIEEQLAIFLNIVGQNERNRVIQERFQHSGETISRHFNNVLKAIKSLSREVLQPPQLTTPPEIHNNARFYPYFKDCIGVIDGMNIPAHVPAKDQSRFRNKKGILSQNVLAACTFDLQFIFIYPGWEGSVTDSRVLRAVLDDPDQNFPQIPQGKYYLVDKGYLNTEGFIAPFLGVRYQHYEFRGANQLPRNAKELFNHRHCFMRSAILRSFDVLKTRFPILKLAPQYSFQIQRDIVIAACVLHNFIRHEERNDWIFNGVGGSPVEEMSDIDELPDVPMLSSIEGQVALSLRDSIAASMWDDFLTKWDEW
- the LOC106762911 gene encoding uncharacterized protein LOC106762911 isoform X2, with product MRCKFIFTDTPISMDDIDLELDEMELVAAAAGFYYYSCLTKQPSRGLSPRRCEFMTEVLNGHDDFCQEMLRMDKHVFHKLCDILRQRALLRDTSGVMIEEQLAIFLNIVGQNERNRVIQERFQHSGETISRHFNNVLKAIKSLSREVLQPPQLTTPPEIHNNARFYPYFKDCIGVIDGMNIPAHVPAKDQSRFRNKKGILSQNVLAACTFDLQFIFIYPGWEGSVTDSRVLRAVLDDPDQNFPQIPQGKYYLVDKGYLNTEGFIAPFLGVRYQHYEFRGANQLPRNAKELFNHRHCFMRSAILRSFDVLKTRFPILKLAPQYSFQIQRDIVIAACVLHNFIRHEERNDWIFNGVGGSPVEEMSDIDELPDVPMLSSIEGQVALSLRDSIAASMWDDFLTKWDEW